In Corvus cornix cornix isolate S_Up_H32 chromosome 22, ASM73873v5, whole genome shotgun sequence, the DNA window AACGTGGCTCAGGGCGGGAATCAGAGCCCATTTTGGGGAACAGGCTCTAAAAATCAGAGTTTGAGGGATCACCACACTGTTCCCATGCCAAAATTCCCGTCCCAAAGATGTTTCCCAGATTTTTGAAAACCTtggaaagagcagagggaaaacgGGCAAATTTTTGAGGCAAAATTCCAGTTCCAACGTGGCTCAGGCCGGGAATCAGAGCCCATTTTGGGGGAAGAGTGGCTAAAAATCAGAGTTTGAGGGATCACAATACTGCTCCCATCCCAAAATTCCTGTCCCAAAGGCTCTTCCTGGGTTTTTGAGAGCCTTGGGAAAGAGCAGAGGGACAATGGGCAAATTTTTGAGGCAAAATTCCAGTTCCAACGTGGCTCAGGGCGGGAATCAGAGCCCATTTTTGGGGGGAAGAGTGTAAAAAGCACAGTTTGAGGATCACCACACTGTTCCCATGCCAAAATTCCCATTCCAAAGATTGCTCCCAGATTTTTGAGAGCCCTGGGAAAGAGCAGAGGGACAATGGGCACAGCTTGGGAGGCAAAATTCCCATTCCAATGTGGCTCAGGGCGGGAATCAGAGCCCATTTTGGGGAACAGGCTCTAAAAAGCACAATTTGAGGGATCGCCACCTCTTCCCACCCCAAAATTCCCATCCCAAAGGCTCTTCCCGGGTTTTTGAGGGGTACCTCAGGGGCAGGAAGCGGGTCCGGTACAGGATGGCCCCCAGGGTCCACTGCACCTCCTTGTCATAGACCTGCAGGGCCGTCTTGAGGCTCCCGTAGCTCTCGGGGAAGGAGAATCCCCGGTGGAAAACCTCGAACATCCAGGCGGACTTAAAGCACTGGAACCTGGGAACAGCGGGAACAGCGGGgtcagaggggacagagggggacAGAGGGGTCAGAGGGgtcagaggggacagaggggtcagagggggacagaggggacacagtGAGGGTCAGAGGGGGACAGAGGGGGTCAGTGAGGGACAGAGGGGTCACAGTGGGGTCAGAGGGGGTCAGTGAGGGACAGAGGGGTCAGTGAGGGACAGAGGGGGACGACAGAGGGATCAGAGggctcagccagcacagcaggatcAGGCAGCAACAGCGGgatcagctcagctcagcattCCCATGACCACCAGGAACACCCAAACACAGAATTCCCAggcttttcccagttttcccccCACTGCCCGGGATGCCCGGAGCGGGCCCGGGCCGGGCTCGGACTCACTTGAGGCGGTGCAGGTCCGCGTGCGAGGCGTAGAGCCCGCGCTCGAAGCGCTGCCGCAGCACCGACCACCTGGTGGCACAGTATTCCTGcgggaaaacagggaaaacagggaaaaagggaaaacagggaaaacgGGAATCATCCCTGTACGAACgcagagtgccgagaatatttctctgcctgcttttaAGGGTTCTTCCCCCCCCGAACAACGCTGGtttagcttcaaaccttggaaaaaattagcaacagtcagacaagaactGGAAAATGCAGAGGTGGGAATGAGGTGATGGACGACGATGGGAGATTGGCACAGGGTggaaaatttagaggttttgggcttctctttgtagtaaagAGATGAGAGTAAAAAAGATCCAAgtggaggattgttgttgttctctaaaccttcttctccttcttctaccacTCCAcgttctgcagtaaaagtggtttgggatgattggatagagaattccgcagttcctgcccgtgttactgaataacgggtaggaaagtgaaaataatgcacgtttttagtaactattggttaaaatatctttagaaggctgtgtaaatcttgataattggaCTCATTCCtactttccttccttccatgctgtacctgggtcacgctggtggctctgttcctctgattAAGACTCAATAAAGAACtctctggaagcattgaaactccaggaaaagtctgggtttatctttgaaactccttgcaaggatTTCAGTAAgttctctcccatcaggagggatttgacTTAGGGCACGGCTCGGTGTCGATCCCAGCACTCCTTCCGCCCGGAGAAGGGAAATCCCAGCGGATAAAACGCTCTGGAATTCCCGACGTGAAGAAACAACAGCAGCTCGCGCTGGCAGGAAGGCGGATCCCGAATTTTGGGGGAATGTTTCGAGCCGTGCGTGGAGTTTGGGGTGGAATTAATGTTCGGGAATGTCGTTGGGAGCGGGAAAGTGAAGCTCTGTTTTTTGGGAATTGGCTCATTGCTGTGTGTTGTAGCTTCACCTGCTTCCAAAAAAACGGAATTCTCCAGGAATAACACCGGGAAAAGGGcacaaaagaagaggaaaaggatcTTTTCCCAAGAATTTCCCAGTCTTTTCCCAAGAATTTCCCAGACTTTTCCCACTAATTCAGACACTCCTAGAAAACAACAAGGATGCCGAATGGATTTTCCCGGTTCTGCTGTTTTACCATTgaaaatccctgttttccaggaaaGTTCAATCACAGAGCCATGGAATTGTTTGGGGTCCCAAGGGATTCAGGGATTCTCTGGTTCCAAGCACTTCCATGGGAAGGGATCAATTCCGTgatcccaggtggctccaaatcgcatccagcctggccttgggtGAGGAACGGGGAGTTCCGAGGAGGAAATCTGGGATTTCCTAAGGAAACTTGGGATTCCTTAAGGAAATCTTGGGATTTCCTAGGAAATTTGGGATTTCTTAAGAAAATCTGGGCTTTCCTAAGGGAATTTGGGATTTCCTAAGGAAATTTGAGATTTCCTATGGAAATCTGGGATTCCTTAAGGAAATCTTGGGATTTCTTACGAAATTTGGGATTTCCCAAGGAAATCTGGGCTTTCCTAAGGGAACTTGGGATTTCCCAAGAAATTCGGGATTTCTTAAGGGAATTTGCGATTTCCTATGAAAATCTGTGATTTCCCAAGAAATTCGggatttcttcagaaaatctgGGCTTGCCTAAGGCAATCTGGCATTCCCTAAGAAATTCGGGATTCCCTacagaaattcagcatttcCCGCGGAAAAAATTTCACCGCGGGACTCTGGCGACCAAACCCCGGCGCGGAGTTAAAACCCCGGAGAACAATCCCGGATCAATCCCGGATCAATCCCGAATCAATCCTGGATCAATCCCAAATCAATCCCAGATCAATCCTGGCTCAATCCCAAATCAATCCTGGATCAATCCCAGATCAATCGCAAATCAATCGCAAATCAATCCCGGATCAATCCTGGTTCAATCCTGGTTCAATCCTGGATCGATCCCGAATCAATCCCAAATCAATCCCAAATCAATCCCAAACCAATCCCGGCTCAATACCAAATCAATCCCAAACCAATCCCAAACCAATCCCAAATCAATCCTGGCTCAATCCCAAATCAATCCCAGCTCAATCCCAAACCAATCCTGGCTCAATCCCAAACCAATCCCAAATCAATCCCAAATCAATCCCAAATCAATCCCAAACCAATCCCGGCTCAATACCAAATCAATCCCAAACCAATCCCAAACCAATCCCAAATCAATCCTGGCTCAATCCCAAATCAATCCCAGCTCAATCCCAACCAATCCTGGCTCAATCCCAAACCAATCCCAAATCAATCCCAAAATCAATCCCAAATCAATCCCAAACCAATCCCGGCTCAATACCAAATCAATCCCAAACCAATCCCAAACCAATCCCAAATCAATCCCAAATCAATCCTGGCTCAATCCCAGATCAATCGCAAATCAATCGCAAATCAATCCCGGATCAATCCTGGTTCAATCCTGGATCGATCCCGAATCAATCCCAAATCAATCCCGGCTCAATCCCAAACCAATCCCGGCTCAATCCCAAACCAATCCCAAACCAATCCCAAACCAATCCCAAATCAATCCCGGCTCAATCCCAAACCAATCCCGGCTCAATCCCAAACCAATCCCAAACCAATCCCAAACCAATCCCAAATCAATCCCGGATCAATCCCAAATCAATCCTGGATCAATCCCAGATCAATCGCAAATCAATCGCAAATCAATCCCGGATCAATCCTGGTTCAATCCTGGTTCAATCCTGGATCGATCCCGAATCAATCCCAAATCAATCCCAAATCAATCCCAAACCAATCCCGGCTCAATACCAAATCAATCCCAAACCAATCCCAAACCAATCCCAAATCAATCCCAAATCAATCCCAAATCAATCCTGGCTCAATCCCAAATCAATCCCAGCTCAATCCCAAACCAATCCCAAATCAATCCTGGCTCAATCCCAAATCAATCCCAGCTCAATCCCAAACCAATCCCAAACCAATCCCAAATCAATCCTGGCTCAATCCCAAATCAATCCCAGCTCAATCCCAAACCAATCCCGGCTCAATCCCAAACCAATCCCAAATCAATCCCAAATCAATCCCAGCTCAATCCCAAACCAATCCCGGCTCAATCCCAAACCAATCCCAAATCAATCCCAAATCAATCCCAGCTCAATCCCAAACCAATCCCGGCTCAATACCAAATCAATCCCAAACCAATCCCAAATCAATCCTGGCTCAACCCCAAATCAATCCCAAATCAATCCTGGCTCAACCCCAAATCAATCCCAAATCAATCCCAAATCAATCCCAGCTCAATCCCAAACCAATCCCGGCTCTCCCCCCGCCCCACCTTGGCCGCCCTGGTGAACCTGGCGGCGCTGTAGTCGCCGCCCATGCGCAGCACGTCCTCGGTGCAGTAGTAGAACTCGGAGAATCCGTAGAATTCGCTGTCCTGGAAGCGCAACGGGCGGCTGGAAAACGCCGTTCAGGGGAGCTGCGGGTGCCGTTGGTTCGGTTGAGGAGCGGCCGGAGCAGCTCCCGGCACAGCTGGAAGTCGCCGGTGCCGGCGCAGGTGCAGCGTGAGGCCGCGCTGCCGCAGCTCGTCCGCGcatccaggggaaggcagggatcCAGGAATGGCGAATCCGGGCTCAGGCcgctctgcctgcccagcagCCTGGAGGGAATAGGGAGGAGAGGTTGGGAATAGCCAGGCTCGGCTGGAAAAGTTGGGGAGTTTCCCCTGGAATGGGGAGAAATTGGGGTTTGCTTCGTTCAATGGATGGGTTGGATTGGTGAATGAATTCATTGCTGACGGGATGGAAAtatccaggggcagccacggctgctctgggaatgccagcccagcctctccccacactcccagccaggaattccttccacAAATCCAACCTCAATTCCAGTTTgaacccattactccttgtcctcCACTTCCTGAGGAGGAATCCCTCTCCACTTCCCagattttcccttcccttcccacacgGAAGTGCTGTGAGCTCTCCACACAACATCCAGGATCATTCCCACCTTTCCAGAgccacctcccactgtcccagggggctccaacctggccttgggcacttccagggatccaggagcagccacagctgctctgggaattccatcccagtATCCCacctatccctgccctctggcagtgggaagccattccctgtgtcctgtccccaCTGAACAGAAAATTCCAAGGGAAATGCCACCCTCCAGGACCGAATTCCCACAGAAATGCCGGAAGCAATTCCCAAAATGATTTATTATGGAGAATTTTTGCCGCTGGAGCTGCTACGGAGACATAAAATACGAGCACAGGAATTACTGATAAAGGAGAGATTCctaaaaaaagcaggaaggggTTTCTTTTAGGAAAGATAATGATTGATGGGAAGAgcctcttttcctctcccccaaCACAGCCCGTGAGtgcttccctttttccccagagctccttttccatggaattctttccccctttctcccAGAGCTCCATTTCCCTATTTTCCATTGAATTCTTTCCCCATTCCCTCTTTCCCATGGAattccctcctcctctcaccTGTGGGAGCTCCTGTCCCGGGCTGCTGCAgatgaggagcagggagttcCCTCTTTCCCACAGAATTCTTTCCCCATTCCctctttccccatttccctctttcccatggaattctttccccatttccccatttcccacgGAATTCTTTCCCCATTCCCTCTTTCCCCATTCCCTCTTTCCCACAGAATTCTTTCCCCGTTTCCCTCTATTCCATGGAattctttccccctttctcccAGAGCTCCACTTCCCTCTTTTTCATTGAATTCTTTCCCcattccctctttccccacttccctcttttccatggaattctttccccattccctctttccccatttccctcTATTCCATGGAATTCTTTCCCCACTTCCCTCTTTCCCATGGAATTCTTTCcccattccctcttttccatggaattctttccccattccctctttccccatttccctcTATTCCATGGAATTCTTTCCCcacttccctctttcccacAGAATTCTTTCCCCACTTCCCCCTTTCCCACGGAattctttccccatttcccacggaattctttccccatttccccatttcccacagaattctttccccacttccccctttcccacggaattctttccccatttcccacggaattctttccccatttccccatttcccacagaattctttccccacttccccctttcccacagaattctttccccatttcccacagaattctttccccatttcccacagaattctttccccacttccccctttcccacagaattctttccccatttcccacgGAATTCTTTCCCCACTTCCCCCTTTCCCACGGAattctttccccatttcccacgGAATTCTCTCCccatttccccctttcccatTTAATTCTCTCCCCATTTCCCCCTTTCCCGCGGAATTTCCCCGGAAttcccccttcccctcaccTGTGGGAGCTCCTGTCGCGGGCGGCCCGGCCGTACTTGCTGCggatgaggagcagggagcagagcagcagcgcCGCggcccccaggagcagcagctgcctcagggGGGTGCCCAGGATGCGGGGGCAGCCCACGGGGGACAGGCTGAAGTGCCACgaggctggcagcaggcaggagatgctgaTCCTGCAATCCAGAGGGGGATAAAGGACCGCATGGAGCGATGGATTCGGGTCTGAACAATTCCCcgggagggtgggaaggagccGGGATGGAATTCCCACAGCTGCCCCGTTGCTGGGAGTGGTCTGGGTTGAGGAGGGTGGGAGGATCCCACAGGGGTTGGGGCTGGAGCTCCTTTTTTAATCCTGGCTTTATTTCCAGAACTCGCGGCAAAATTAGAGccagaaaggagggaaaagcctGGTTTGGGATTCAGGGAATGGGAATCTGGGGATGATACTGGAGAAGGTCTGGGGAGAGCTCAGGGCAGTCTCCCAGGGCCTtaaggggctgcaggagagctggagaggggcctgggacaagggatggagggacaggacacagggaatggcttcccactgccagagggcaggaatggatgggatactgggagggaattcctggctgggagggtgaggaggggctgggatggaattcccagaggagctggggctgcccttggatccctggcagtgcccaaggccaggctggagccccctgggatggtgggaggtgtccctgcccatggaatgggatgatccctaaggccccttcccacccaacccacTCCAGGATTCTGTTCTGGGTTGAGCAGATTCAGGACACCATTCCCACGCTGGAACTCCTGATCAGGTTCCCTGCCCTTCACTCCAAAGCCAGCCCAGTTAATCCCACAGCCCCTTTGGGGTTCTCACCTGCCCATTTTGGGATCGGGGCAgcacaaggagcagctgctgctggagcctcaGCCGGTGGCCTCGGACGGCCCGGGAACATCCAACCTTCCCAAAGCcatccctcctctgctcctgaggGAAAACCACAGcgagctgctccctgcccagcactgggaagaTCCCTGAGGGCAGAGCCCGGGATGGgatccctccccttccctcagcGCTGCTGCGGCTGCACCGGGACGTGGGTCCAGTGCTGGGCATTCCGGGATGAGGAATAAAGGGATCATCTGTGGGACCAAGCAGGGCCACAAGGATGAGGAAAGTATTGAAcgggatggaattcccagaggagctggggctgcccctggatccctggaagtgcccaaggccaggctgggataaGCTGGGAcagcgggaggtgtccctgggcatggcagggctggcactggatgggctttgagaTTCCCGGGATTCTGTGACCCCGCACAGCCAGTCCCGACAAGGAGCTGACCCCCGACACGATAAAATATCCGGAatattccaaaagaaaagcGGGAACGCCAGCACACGGACACAGCCCGGGGCTGCCTCTCCCTCCCGCCCCCGCCCCATCCTGAGGGAAGCTCCCGCCCGCGCTGCCACGAAGGCAAAGCGCGACTTGCTccggcagcgccgccgccgcccggggaCGGGGATGAGGGAACGGGATGGAGACAGGGACGGGAAAAGGACGCGGAGCGGAACGCCCTGCTCCAGGCCCCCCACCCGTCCCCACGGCCGCCAGCATCCCGCAGCGCCCGGCTCGGCTCCCCCCAATCCCCGCGGCCCTGCGGGGGCCGGGGTGTGTCCCGGATCCCAATCCCATTTCCAATCCCATTCCCGATCCCCATCCCGGTGTCCCCCCCCCCGCCCTCTCCCCCTCGCTTCACCTCCCGGGCCGCCCCATGGCAACCGGCCCCCTCGCCACTTCCGGGTGCGCCGCCGGACGTGACGCAGTGCGCGCTGACGTCACGGCAGACCCGGGAAGGGATTCCCCGGGGGCGTGGCTTTGGGGGGGGCGTGGTCAGGTGGGCGTGGCCGCGGCAAAGTGGGCGTGGCCATGGGACCAGGTGCGCTGCAGGTAAAACCAGCCAAAAATCGCTACAAAACCGGCGTTTAACCACAGAAATAGGGAGCTATGGCTAGAAACGTGCCAATAGTTTGAAATATATGAACTTTATTGTTATAAATGTGTCAACAGTTTGGAATAAATTCAATTTATAGCTATAAACGGGtcaatattttgaaatatataaagTTTATAGTTATCAATATGCCAATAGTTTGGAATAAATTCAGTTTATAGCTATAAACGGGtcaacattttgaaatatataaaatttatagTTATCAGTATGCCAATAGTTTGGAATAAATTCAGTTTATAGCTGTGAGTGTGCCAATATTCTGAAATGCATTATTATATATTGCATTATTACATTATTATAAATATACAGCGGTGTTGTAGCACCTGtaataaatatctaaatatttacGATATAAAGACTAAATTAATTAAtctgattaagaaaaaaaatccgAGGAAAGAACCTTTCCTTGCCTGGAAGGTGCGGGAAATCCATGGGGAAAAGGGGAACCCTCCCGGGCGTTGCCGCTGAGCGGCAGCAGCGCCTGTGCCTGCTCCAAGATTTCTCTGgagaaatggaaggagaaagtTTATCCCGGCAAGGATAAGGTGGGAATAACGGGAATAACCTCATGGAtttgcagggaaagctgggcTGGATGTGGAACCCATCCCCGGCGGGGCTGGGTGTGAGCAGGAGAGCaagggatttgggatgggaaaTTATTccaagggaggaagggaaggaaaaaagggaaggaatggggaaaaaggaaaggaataagggaaggggaaagaaaaaatgggaaaggaataaggaaaggagaagggaaaggagtaAGGAAATAAGGGataaggaaaggggaaaggagaaagaaaagtaataaggaaaggaaaaaggagaggaataaggaaaggggaaaggaaaggtgaaaagagaaagaaaaggggaaaggagtaaggaagaaagaaaggaaaaggggaagaaataaggaaaggggaaagaaagggaaaagggaaagaatggaaaggaaaaagggaaaggtttCTGTGTCTCCAGCGATTTctgcccaggggctgctctgggccagGATGGGGGGCAGAAATAttggaaaacagggaaaacgGGAGAGGAGCTGCCGCTGGAGCGCGGCTGGCAGAGCGCTGATCACTCCCAGCTGCCTGCGCTCCCCGGGCCGGAGGGAACGCGGGATGTTGGGAATGATCCCATTCCGCGGCACGAAACCGGCTCCCGCTGGAATCCCGCCTCGGGAGCTCCGAGGAGCGCGGCAGGAAGGGCTTTCCAAGCACCCGATCCCGCTTCGTGCGGTCTGGGAGAAGCTGCGACCGAGCCGTGCTGGGGATCGGCGGGATGGGGAGACTcggaggaggagctggagcagcattGGGAATTGGGCTTTTCCAAGGAGAAACCACCCCTGGGAtagggacagggacagagacaggTCGCTCCTGTGCCCCGGCGAGGTGTGGGGGTGGGTGGGGGTCCCTATCTCGGGGACCCCGCGCCCCCGGCCGCACCCTCCGGGCTATCGGCGGGACCGGGAAGCGCCGATAGGGAGCAGCcgggggctggtgctgctgatggCGGGGAGCAGCCCGGGGCCGGCCGCGGGGTGTGGAGAGGAGGGGACGCGGCTGGAAGGGTCTCCCAGAAGGATTTTCCTCCCGGCATTTCAGGGTCTATTCGTTAAAAGGTTCCCGTTCCCGTTTCAAAGCTGGAGGAGCGGCCCGAGCTCCCGAAGCTGCGCTGGCTTTGGGGTGAATAAAGGGgagtttttctttgcttgggCTCTGGGAGAAGGCTCAGACCCCACCTGAGTCCTCATTGCAGCCTTTTTTCCTCACCATCTTTTAATCCCGTTTTAATCACGTTTGTTTGCCCATCAGAATTAACCAATGTCACCGAGGCCATGCGAGGGGCATGAGCAGGgtcacagaatcctggaatggtttgggttggaaggaccttaaagctcatccagctccAATCCcgacatcttccactatcccaaggtgctccaaaccccgtccagcctggccctggagaCTCCCAGGGgtccctgggcagccacagctcctctgggaattccatcccagcccctccccaccctcccagccaggaattccttcccagtatcccatccagccctgccctctggcactgggaagccattccctgtgtcctgtccctccatcccttgtccccagtccctctccagctctcctggagcccctttaggccctgcaaggggctctgagctctccccagatccttcccttcccttcccttcccttcccttcccttccccttcccttcccttcccttcccttcccttcccttcccttccctttcccttcccttcc includes these proteins:
- the ENTPD4 gene encoding LOW QUALITY PROTEIN: ectonucleoside triphosphate diphosphohydrolase 4 (The sequence of the model RefSeq protein was modified relative to this genomic sequence to represent the inferred CDS: deleted 2 bases in 2 codons), which codes for MGRISISCLLPASWHFSLSPVGCPRILGTPLRQLLLLGAAALLLCSLLLIRSKYGRAARDRSSHRNLSFISNSCARILCLRSSSSGKNSPSEPGYSQPLLPIPSRLLGRQSGLSPDSPFLDPCLPLDARTSCGSAASRCTCAGTGDFQLCRELLRPLLNRTNGTRSSLNGVFQPPVRFQDSEFYGFSEFYYCTEDVLRMGGDYSAARFTRAAKEYCATRWSVLRQRFERGLYASHADLHRLKFQCFKSAWMFEVFHRGFSFPESYGSLKTALQVYDKEVQWTLGAILYRTRFLPLRDIQQENFRGSHSHWRSFSFVYNHHLFSACFLVVLLSILLYLLRLRRIHRRLSHGASSPALWIPEKIPIPQKIPGPL